Proteins encoded by one window of Aspergillus puulaauensis MK2 DNA, chromosome 4, nearly complete sequence:
- a CDS encoding uncharacterized protein (COG:S;~EggNog:ENOG410Q2BD;~InterPro:IPR024242;~PFAM:PF11654;~TransMembrane:1 (o6-25i);~go_process: GO:0009306 - protein secretion [Evidence IEA]), with protein MPVYLISKAADPLFALAIGSSAALLRIRREEKEKYPDSAAEIGYGTVLGTGGERLKRWWNGEFDGPVAGGADAATIAPKQ; from the exons ATGCCTGTCTATCTCATCTCCAA AGCTGCAGACCCGCTCTTCGCGTTGGCAATCGGCTCGTCAGCGGCGCTACTTCGCATTAGGCgcgaagagaaggagaagtatCCAGACTCTGCAGCAGAGATTGGGTATGGAACTGTTTTGGGGACCGGAGGTGAGAGGTTGAAGAGATGGTGGAATGGGGAGTTTGATGGTCCTGTTGCCGGTGGTGCGGATGCCGCTACTATTGCTCCAAAGCAGTGA
- the hsp70 gene encoding molecular chaperone Hsp70 (COG:O;~EggNog:ENOG410PFQW;~InterPro:IPR018181,IPR029047,IPR029048,IPR013126, IPR043129;~PFAM:PF00012,PF06723) — translation MAPAVGIDLGTTYSCVGVFRDDRIDIIANDQGNRTTPSFVAFTDTERLIGDAAKNQVAMNPHNTVFDAKRLIGRRFADAEVQADMKHWPFKVIDKGGKPVIEVEFKGETKQFTPEEVSSMVLTKMRETAEAFLGGTVNNAVVTVPAYFNDSQRQATKDSGLIAGLNVLRIINEPTAAAIAYGLDKKVEGERNVLIFDLGGGTFDVSLLTIEEGIFEVKATAGDTHLGGEDFDNRLVNHFVNDFKRKNKKDLSTNARALRRLRTACERAKRTLSSAAQTSIEIDSLFEGIDFYTSITRARFEELCQDLFRSTMEPVERVLRDSKIDKSSVHEIVLVGGSTRIPKIQRLVSDYFNKEPNKSINPDEAVAYGAAVQAAILSGDTSSKSTNEILLLDVAPLSVGIETAGGVMTALVKRNTTIPTKKSETFSTYSDNQPGVLIQVYEGERARTKDNNLLGKFELTGIPPAPRGVPQIEVTFDLDANGIMNVSAIEKGTGKTNKITITNDKGRLSKEDIERMLADAEKYKAEDEAEAARIQAKNGLESYAYSLKNTIGEGQLQISEDDKKKVSDKVDEVIGWLDTNQTAEKDEYESQQKELEGVANPIISAAYAAAGGAPGGAPPGAGAAPGGGATRADGEVEENDDLD, via the exons ATGGCCCCCGCTGTTGGTATCGATTTGGGAACCACCTACTCCTGTGTGGGTGTCTTCCGCGATGACCGCATCGACATCATTGCCAACGACCAGGGTAACCGCACTACCCCCTCTTTCGTGGCTTTCACCGACACCGAGCGTCTCATCGGTGATGCCGCAAAGAACCAGGTCGCCATGAACCCTCACAACACTGTCTTCGATGCTAAGCGTCTGATCGGTCGTCGTTTTGCCGACGCTGAAGTTCAGGCTGATATGAAGCACTGGCCTTTCAAGGTCATTGACAAGGGTGGCAAGCCCGTCATCGAAGTTGAGTTCAAGGGCGAGACCAAGCAGTTCACTCCTGAGGAAGTCTCCTCTATGGTCCTGACCAAGATGCGTGAGACTGCTGAGGCTTTCCTCGGTGGTACCGTTAACAACGCTGTCGTCACTGTTCCCGCCTACTTCAACGACTCCCAGCGTCAGGCCACCAAGGACTCCGGTCTCATTGCCGGTCTGAACGTCCTCCGTATCATCAACGAGCCCACCGCTGCCGCCATCGCCTACGGTCTCGATAAGAAGGTTGAGGGTGAGCGCAACGTGCTCATCTTCGATCTTGGTGGTGGTACCTTCGATGTGTCTCTGTTGACCATTGAGGAAGGTATCTTCGAAGTTAAAG CAACCGCCGGTGACACCCACCTTGGTGGTGAGGACTTCGACAACCGTCTTGTCAACCATTTTGTTAATGACTTCAAAcgcaaaaacaaaaag GACTTGAGCACCAACGCCCGTGCTCTCCGACGTCTCCGCACTGCTTGCGAGCGTGCCAAGCGCACTCtctcttctgctgctcagaCCTCCATTGAGATCGACTCTCTCTTCGAGGGTATTGACTTCTACACCTCCATCACCCGTGCCCGTTTCGAGGAACTTTGCCAGGACCTCTTCCGCTCCACCATGGAGCCCGTCGAGCGTGTCCTCCGTGACTCCAAGATCGACAAGTCCTCCGTCCACGAGatcgtcctcgtcggtgGTTCCACCCGTATCCCTAAAATCCAGCGTCTTGTTAGCGACTACTTCAACAAGGAGCCCAACAAGTCCATCAACCCCGATGAGGCCGTTGCCTACGGTGCTGCCGTCCAGGCTGCCATCTTGTCCGGTGACACTTCTTCCAAGTCCACCAACGAGATCCTGCTTCTCGATGTTGCCCCTCTGTCCGTCGGTATCGAGACCGCTGGCGGTGTCATGACTGCTCTCGTTAAGCGTAACACCACTATTCCCACCAAGAAGTCCGAGACCTTCTCCACCTACTCCGACAACCAGCCCGGTGTGTTGATCCAGGTCTACGAGGGTGAGCGTGCTCGCACCAAGGACAACAACCTGCTCGGAAAGTTCGAGCTTACTGGTATCCCCCCTGCTCCTCGTGGTGTTCCTCAGATCGAGGTCACCTTCGATCTTGATGCCAACGGTATCATGAACGTCTCCGCCATCGAGAAGGGTACCGGAAAGACCAACAAgatcaccatcaccaacgaCAAGGGCCGTTTGTCCAAGGAGGACATCGAGCGTATGCTTGCTGATGCCGAGAAGTACAAggctgaggatgaggccgaggCTGCCCGTATCCAGGCCAAGAACGGTCTCGAGTCCTACGCCTACTCCCTCAAGAACACCATCGGCGAGGGTCAGCTCCAGATCAGTGAGgatgacaagaagaaggtcagcGACAAGGTCGACGAAGTCATCGGCTGGCTCGACACCAACCAGACCGCCGAGAAGGACGAGTACGAGTCCCAGCagaaggagcttgagggtGTTGCCAACCCCATCATCTCTGCTGCCTAcgctgctgccggtggtgCTCCTGGTGGTGCTCcgcctggtgctggtgctgcccCTGGCGGCGGTGCCACCCGCGCTGACGGTGAAGTCGAGGAGAACGACGACCTTGACTAA
- the CHZ1 gene encoding histone H2A.Z-specific chaperone CHZ1 (COG:S;~EggNog:ENOG410Q06F;~InterPro:IPR019098;~PFAM:PF09649), translated as MGDNNQATFQGNDPASNAPDAAAYDKGKGKAVEDPMDVSMGEEDESEESEAEEPVAEDDDDDDNDNLEPVSADNILSGGRRTRGKTIDYQEAAGKINQDEMDEDEDDDEEYEPADKQ; from the exons ATGGGTGACAACAACCAAGCCACTTTCCAGGGCAATGACCCTGCTTCCAATGCCCCCGACGCTGCTGCCTACGACAAAGGCAAGGGCAAGGCCGTCGAAGACCCCATGGACGTGAGcatgggcgaggaagatgaaagtgAGGAAAGTGAGGCGGAAGAGCCT GTGGCCGAAG acgacgatgacgatgataacGACAACCTCGAGCCTGTCTCCGCCGACAACATCCTTAGCGGTGGAAGACGCACGCGCGGCAAGACCATCGACTACcaggaggctgctggaaaGATCAATCAggatgagatggacgaggatgaagatgatgacgaggaataCGAGCCTGCCGACAAGCAGTGA
- the BET1 gene encoding SNARE domain- containing protein (COG:U;~EggNog:ENOG410PNJI;~InterPro:IPR039899,IPR039897;~TransMembrane:1 (i147-168o);~go_component: GO:0030173 - integral component of Golgi membrane [Evidence IEA];~go_process: GO:0015031 - protein transport [Evidence IEA]) produces MASRFPQSDLHRRDPRASSSLFESYNGDSRPASRSPGSVGGYGYGGYPGTDRPMNGNGSAAGYRGATPNAKGHYSDAVLSHLESQNDEEVDGISAKVKMLKGITMAIGDEIRDTTHITDLNDSFENTRTRIRGNMNRMLRMAERTGVGWKVWVGFFALVFLLFFYVWIT; encoded by the exons ATGGCTTCACG ATTCCCCCAGTCTGACCTACACCGACGGGACCCTCgcgcatcttcatccctcTTCGAATCCTACAATGGCGACTCCAGACCCGCGAGCAGGTCCCCCGGTAGTGTTGGTGGATACGGGTACGGCGGTTATCCAGGAACCGACAGGCCCATGAACGGCAATGGAAGTGCGGCGGGTTATAGAGGCGCGACTCCAAATGCGAA GGGTCATTACTCGGACGCCGTGCTTTCACATCTCGAATCGCAAAatgacgaggaagttgacgGGATTTCAGCCAAGGTGAAGATGCTTAAGGGT ATCACAATGGCTATCGGAGACGAAATTCGCGACACGACACATATCACAGACCTGAACGACTCCTTCGAAAATACACGGACCCGGATCCGGGGAAATATGAACCGCATGCTGCGCATGGCGGAACGCACGGGTGTCGGCTGGAAGGTGTGGGTTGGATTCTTCGCCCTTgtctttctccttttcttctatGTGTGGATTACTTGA
- the hem13 gene encoding coproporphyrinogen oxidase (BUSCO:EOG09262CUO;~COG:H;~EggNog:ENOG410PIF2;~InterPro:IPR018375,IPR001260,IPR036406;~PFAM:PF01218;~TransMembrane:1 (i68-86o);~go_function: GO:0004109 - coproporphyrinogen oxidase activity [Evidence IEA];~go_process: GO:0006779 - porphyrin-containing compound biosynthetic process [Evidence IEA];~go_process: GO:0055114 - oxidation-reduction process [Evidence IEA]), with protein sequence MIWRTSRYFLYNPKMALPRSYSMPLRGSLRQVSAQTYRKPNNFQGIFRRFYSEQKQQKKESFTVWRPYLRLAVGVPFVGALIYSMMTGEVTDLDSPSIVEIDETLKKQAAISETSPMRLRMEKLIKDHQQKIAEELSRIDGTQFKADTWTRPNGGGGISCILQDGNVFEKAGVNVSVVYGQLPRAAIEKMRADHKSFVGTDVDSLDFFAAGLSLVVHPHNPMAPTVHFNYRYFETSDPKDPLNGDKNWWFGGGSDLTPSYLFPEDAKHFHQTIKDACDRHDATYYPKFKEWCDKYFYIPHRRECRGVGGIFFDDLDANFLESTSHSSQNPQETLFSFVSDGLASFLPSYIPIIERRKDMPFTEAQKQWQQLRRGRYVEFNLVYDRGTSFGLRTPSARIESILMSLPRTASWAYMDPVSGTRTETQVEDEETLGEDMAAEKEMMDVLRHPRQWV encoded by the exons ATGATTTGGCGGACCAGCCgatactttttatataatccAAAGATGGCCCTTCCCCGATCATATAGCATGCCTCTTCGAGGGTCGCTCCGCCAGGTTTCAGCTCAAACCTATCGCAAACCGAATAACTTCCAAGGGATATTCCGCAGGTTTTACTcagaacaaaaacaacaaaaaaaagagtcCTTTACTGTCTGGCGTCCTTACCTACGATTGGCCGTCGGTGTCCCATTCGTTGGGGCTCTCATTTACTCTATG ATGACAGGCGAAGTGACCGATCTTGACTCTCCGTCAATTGTGGAAATTGACGAGACCCTGAAGAAACAAGCCGCCATCAGCGAGACCTCACCAATGCGGTTGCGCATGGAAAAGCTGATTAAAGATCATCAACAGAAGATTGCGGAAGAGCTTAGCCGGATAGATGGGACGCAATTCAAAGCAGACACCTGGACTCGGCCAAATGGAGGCGGTGGTATATCCTGCATCCTGCAGGATGGAAATGTCTTTGAAAAGGCCGGAGTCAATGTCTCCGTCGTCTACGGACAGCTACCCCGCGCAGCGATCGAGAAGATGCGAGCAGACCACAAGTCCTTTGTGGGCACTGACGTGGACTCTTTGGACTTCTTTGCTGCTGGACTGTCTCTGGTTGTGCACCCTCATAATCCCATGGCGCCAACAGTCCACTTCAACTACCGCTACTTTGAGACATCAGACCCGAAGGATCCCCTAAACGGCGACAAGAACTGGTGGTTTGGCGGCGGCTCAGATCTCACCCCAAGTTACCTCTTCCCGGAGGACGCTAAACACTTCCATCAAACTATCAAGGACGCCTGTGACCGACACGATGCGACCTATTACCCCAAGTTCAAAGAATGGTGCGACAAGTACTTCTACATCCCCCACCGTCGGGAATGCCGCGGTGTAGGCGGCATATTCTTCGACGATCTCGACGCCAACTTCCTCGAGAGCACCTCTCACTCATCACAAAACCCGCAGGAGACCCTCTTCTCATTTGTTTCCGACGGTctcgcctccttcctcccGTCTTACATCCCGATCATCGAACGCCGCAAGGATATGCCCTTCACCGAAGCTCAGAAGCAATGGCAGCAACTGAGACGCGGCCGCTACGTCGAATTTAACCTCGTGTACGACCGCGGCACAAGCTTCGGGCTAAGAACCCCTAGTGCCCGCATCGAAAGCATCCTCATGAGTCTCCCACGGACCGCATCCTGGGCCTACATGGATCCCGTGTCAGGCACCCGGACCGAAACACaggtggaggatgaagagacaCTCGGTGAGGACATggctgctgagaaggagatgatGGATGTCTTAAGACATCCTCGCCAGTGGGTTTAA
- the ATG8 gene encoding ubiquitin-like protein atg8 (COG:U;~EggNog:ENOG410PNV6;~InterPro:IPR029071,IPR004241;~PFAM:PF04110,PF02991), with translation MATYLQVICEKVEKSDIATIDKKKYLVPADLTVGQFVYVIRKRIKLSPEKAIFIFVDEVLPPTAALMSSIYEEHKDEDGFLYITYSGENTFGDC, from the exons ATGGCTACCTACCTCCAGGTGATCTGCGAAAAGGTTGAAAAGTCAGATATCGCGAccatcgacaagaagaagtacCTGGTGCCTGCAGACCTCACCGTTGGCCAGTTCGTCTACGTCATCCGCAAGCGTATCAAGCTGTCTCCCGAAAAAGCCATATTCATCTTCGTTGATGAGGTATTACCCCCAACGGCTGCTCTGATGAGCAGCATCTACGAAGAGCACAAGGATGAAGACGGTTTCCTATACATCAC ATACTCCGGCGAGAACACATTCGGAGACTGCTAA
- the GGC1 gene encoding putative mitochondrial GTP/GDP transporter Ggc1 (BUSCO:EOG09263JTO;~COG:C;~EggNog:ENOG410PF7V;~InterPro:IPR018108,IPR023395;~PFAM:PF00153) produces MSPAVAHGSASSDVKKESATARLLGSGTAGIAELLVFHPVDTTAKRLMSNQTRITSSTGFNQVVFKEYATASVGRKFTSLFPGLGYAAGYKVLQRIYKYGGQPFARDYLAQHYGADFDNAFGKGTGKAIMHATAGSVIGIGEIVLLPLDVLKIKRQTNPEAFRGRGLFKIISDEGMGLYRGAGWTAARNAPGSFALFGGSAFAKEYIYALEDYNKASWSQNFVASVCGASASLIVSAPLDVIKTRIQNRNFENPESGFRIVSNMMKNEGFTSFFKGLTPKLLMTGPKLVFSFWLAQTLIPAFGQVV; encoded by the exons ATGTCTCCTGCAGTTGCTCACGGTTCCGCATCCTCGGATGTCAAGAAGGAATCTGCCACTGCTCGTCTGCTTGGATCAG GAACCGCTGGTATTGCGGAACTCCTCGTCTTCCACCCT GTTGATACCACGGCAAAGCGTTTGATGAGCAACCAGACACGA ATTACGTCCTCCACTGGTTTCAACCAAGTCGTCTTCAAGGAGTACGCCACTGCCTCAGTGGGCCGCAAGTTcacctctctcttccccggTTTGGGATATGCCGCTGGTTACAAG GTCCTCCAACGTATCTACAAGTACGGTGGTCAGCCGTTCGCTCGCGATTATTTGGCGCAGCACTATGGTGCCGATTTCGACAATGCTTTCGGAAAGGGTACCGGAAAGGCTATCATGCACGCAACGGCTGGAAG TGTGATTGGCATTGGTGAAATCGTCCTGCTCCCTCTCGATGTTCTGAAGATCAAGCGTCAGACAAACCCCGAAGCCTtccgtggccgtggcctcTTCAAGATTATCTCCGACGAGGGTATGGGACTTTACCGTGGCGCTGGCTGGACTGCTGCTCGTAACGCCCCTGGATCATTCGCT CTTTTCGGTGGATCTGCTTTCGCCAAGGAATACATCTACGCTCTGGAGGACTACAACAAGGCCTCGTGGTCTCAGAACTTCGTCGCCTCCGTCTGCGGTGCTAGCGCATCTCTTATCGTTTCCGCTCCCCTCGACGTGATCAAGACTCGCATCCAAAACCGCAACTTCGAGAACCCCGAGTCTGGCTTCCGTATCGTCTCCAACATGATGAAGAACGAAGGTTTCACGTCTTTCTTCAAGGGTCTGACGCCTAAGCTTCTGATGACCGGACCCAAGCTCGttttcagcttctggctGGCTCAGACGTTGATTCCTGCCTTTGGCCAGGTCGTATAA
- the PIS1_1 gene encoding CDP-alcohol phosphatidyltransferase family protein (BUSCO:EOG09264CP8;~COG:I;~EggNog:ENOG410PI51;~InterPro:IPR014387,IPR000462,IPR043130;~PFAM:PF01066;~TransMembrane:4 (i12-33o45-64i85-105o148-166i);~go_component: GO:0016020 - membrane [Evidence IEA];~go_function: GO:0016780 - phosphotransferase activity, for other substituted phosphate groups [Evidence IEA];~go_process: GO:0008654 - phospholipid biosynthetic process [Evidence IEA]), translated as MPPNSAVSKQENVFLFIPNLIGYTRIIFAVASLHYMPFHPRTCSLLYSISCLLDALDGAAARRLNQSSRFGAVLDMVTDRCTTTCLLVFLASAFPKWGILFQALISLDYSSHYVHMYATLAMGGNRSHKDASDEWPWALRVYYSSSNVLFTVCTLNELCFIALYLLSFSSDLNPPLEGWSSPWGAGAMEMIRANKINRYWPQVLFCVSFPFMLYKQYVNVVQFVQASKWIAQGDLEERRRSRSSRRRRSKLLN; from the exons ATGCCTCCCAACTCTGCAGTAAGCAAACAAGAGAATGTCTTTCTATTCATCCCAAACCTCATTG GGTATACCCGAATCATATTCGCCGTCGCATCCCTCCACTACATGCCCTTCCACCCACGGACCTGCTCCCTACTGTACAGCATATCGTGCCTCCTCGACGCCCTCGACGGCGCAGCCGCACGGCGTCTGAACCAGTCAAGCCGGTTCGGCGCTGTGCTAGATATGGTCACTGACCGCTGTACAACCACATGCCTCCTCGTATTTCTAGCTAGCGCTTTCCCTAAATGGGGCATACTCTTCCAAGCCCTAATTAGCCTTGATTACTCCAGTCATTATGTTCATATGTATGCCACTCTGGCTATGGGTGGGAATCGGAGCCACAAGGATGCTAGCGACGAGTGGCCTTGGGCTTTGCGGGTTTATTATTCGAGCTCC AATGTCCTTTTCACTGTCTGTACGCTCAACGAGCTGTGCTTTATCGCATTATACCTTCTATCATTTTCATCGGACCTTAACCCGCCACTCGAGGGCTGGTCCTCACCCTGGGGTGCAGGGGCAATGGAGATGATTCG GGCAAACAAAATCAACCGTTACTGGCCCCAGGTTCTCTTTTGCGTCTCCTTTCCATTCATGCTTTACAAGCAATATGTCAACGTGGTTCAGTTTGTTCAGGCTAGCAAGTGGATTGCTCAGGGCGACCTTGAGGAGAGACGTCGAAGTAGATCCTCGCGGAGGAGACGGAGTAAATTGTTGAATTAA
- a CDS encoding uncharacterized protein (COG:S;~EggNog:ENOG410PY2Q;~InterPro:IPR008402;~PFAM:PF05841;~go_component: GO:0005680 - anaphase-promoting complex [Evidence IEA];~go_process: GO:0030071 - regulation of mitotic metaphase/anaphase transition [Evidence IEA];~go_process: GO:0031145 - anaphase-promoting complex-dependent catabolic process [Evidence IEA]) has product MLSLPLFTPRDSHDLWFAPRTTSFSQSTEPPSSAASASASHAQAARRHGTSQYRTGGSSAAHGGASALANTSDTLATLILEERALRARKNNIASFGCSWIKPAGCPKTMLGMKEEEAEREEAMAAADAEFAAAAAAAAAAAAGGEGEEGMEEEEETGMERDLDADIPDADGDEDGDGDDGLVEDGEEGLEEDEDVDEEGYMERDLDDEVPEGFADYDDDDEDGGDFDNQPDLDDEVPSASEGMEGMSELEEGGEARDLDDDIPEAEAGEEDEWQHTDTDAEFDDEEDEVSFSQHPFRTSTASSTRGLPREPPQRERETEAQRRFLQRWSGGGDAFDTSSMSTSMLVDEFDQEHDQGRDRDRDHGRDLRASLASQTSRRSSDNASVFGRFPRRRGRTGIPMPRDSLE; this is encoded by the exons ATGCTCTCACTCCCGCTCTTCACACCGCGCGAT TCGCACGACCTCTGGTTCGCTCCGCgaacaacctccttctcccagtccACCGAGCCCCCATcatccgccgcctccgcctccgcaagCCACGCCCAAGCCGCCCGCCGCCATGGAACAAGCCAGTACCGCACCGGCGGAAGCTCAGCAGCACACGGCGGAGCGAGTGCCCTCGCAAACACGAGCGATACGCTTGCAACACTGATCTTGGAAGAACGGGCCTTGCGCGCGCGCAAGAATAATATCGCATCGTTTGGGTGCTCGTGGATTAAACCGGCGGGGTGTCCGAAGACAATGCTGGGAatgaaagaagaggaggctgagagagaggaggctatggctgctgcggatgcggaatttgctgctgctgctgctgccgccgccgctgcggCCGCGGGtggagagggtgaagagggaatggaggaagaggaagagacaGGGATGGAAAGAGATTTGGATGCTGATATTCCGGACgcagatggcgatgaggatggtgaCGGTGATGATGGGCTAGtagaggatggagaggaaggattggaggaggatgaagatgttgatgaggaagggTATATGGAGCGGGATTTGGACGATGAGGTTCCCGAGGGATTTGCGGATtacgacgatgatgatgaggatgggggaGATTTTGATAACCAACCTGATTTGGACGATGAGGTTCCTAGCGCTAGCGAGGGCATGGAGGGTATGagtgagctggaggagggaggggaggcACGGGACCTAGACGACGATATTCCGGAAGCTGaggcaggcgaagaagacgaatgGCAACATACAGACACAGACGCTGAgttcgacgatgaagaggacgaagtcAGTTTCTCGCAGCATCCGTTCCGTACCAGCACAGCGAGCAGCACACGTGGCCTACCCCGGGAACCGCCGCAACGAGAGCGAGAAACAGAAGCCCAGCGACGTTTCCTTCAGCGCTGGagtggcggcggcgacgcCTTCGATACGAGTAGCATGAGCACAAGTATGCTGGTCGACGAGTTTGATCAGGAGCACGACCAGggccgagaccgagaccgagaccaTGGACGTGATCTCCGCGCCTCTCTGGCGAGCCAGACAAGTCGACGAAGCTCCGACAATGCCAGTGTCTTTGGCCGATTTCCAAGACGTCGAGGACGCACGGGGATACCGATGCCGAGGGATAGCCTCGAGTAA